The region TTCTTTGCCACGTAACGGGCAGCATAAGCAGCGGAACGGTCCACCTTAGTACAGTCCTTGCCGGAAAATGCACCGCCGCCATGACGGGCATAGCCGCCATAGGTATCAACGATGATCTTACGGCCGGTCAGACCGCTGTCTCCGTGAGGTCCGCCGATGACAAAGCGTCCGGTAGGATTAATATAGAATCTGGTATTCTCATCTACCAGCTCTCCTGGCAGGACTTCATCAAATACATATTTTTTAATGTCTGCATGGATCTGCTCCTGGCTCACGTTCTCATCATGCTGAGTGGATAAAACCACTGCATCCAGGCGGAGAGGTTTGCCGTTTTCATCGTATTCCACGGTTACCTGGGTCTTTCCGTCAGGACGGAGATAGGTCAGTGTTCCCTCCTTGCGGACCTTTGTAAGCTTAAGAGCCAGTTTGTGGGCAAGAGCGATGGGGTATGGCATAAGTTCCTCGGTCTCGTTGCTGGCAAAGCCAAACATCATTCCCTGGTCTCCGGCTCCGATGGCATCGATCTCTTCCTCAGACATTTTGTGTTCCTTTGCTTCCAGTGCACGGTCAACGCCTAAGGCAATGTCCGCAGACTGCTCGTCCAGGGCTACCACAACGCCGCAGGTATCACAGTCAAACCCGTACTTTGCCCGGTCATAACCAATTTCCCTTACGGTCTCCCGTACCACCTTCTGTATGTCTACGTATGCATGGGTGGTGATTTCTCCCATGACCATAACAAGACCTGTCGTACAGCAGGTTTCACAGGCCACACGGCTCATGGGATCCTGCTTTAACATCTCGTCCAGAATCGCATCAGAGATCTGGTCGCACATTTTATCCGGATGTCCTTCTGTAACGGACTCGGATGTAAACAATAATTTTTCCATGTTGTCATTTCCTCCTTCTTGCTACGCTCATTAGGCAAAGCCCATCGTTTTACCGGAAAACAGGTATGCCTGCAGGGCGTTCCTCCTTGATATCACATGGGGGAATAACAAAAAGAAAAGTCCGCAGCAACGCGGACTTGATTCAACAATGTATCAAATCCTCTTATTGCTCGATTTCTCGCTCAGGTTGGCACCTTCCAGCCGCTCCTTCTGGCGAAACGCCATCATTTCCGGTCGGGGTTGCCGTGACTTCACAGATCCTTTGTATCTCCATCACTCTGAATAAGGGATATTACGTACTTTTCATTTGTTATTCAATTGTAAGTTTAACGCATATCTATTTTAACGTATTTGAAATCAGCTGTCAAGAAAATTCTATTACATCCCAGTGATGAATAAATTTCTTGCAAAAACCGGGCCACTATTGTATAATGACGCTATTCTTTAAATGATCGCCATATGAAATCCATGGAATGGGCACAGCACAGACCGTGGGCGGATGGCACTCTGGAGACATCTGCATATGCAGGGGCCGAAGGGGCAAGCGTTTCGGCGCGAAACTCTCAGGCAAAAGGACAGAGGCGGTTTTTCCCTTTTTGGGGGAGAATATCGCATAATCTCTGTTTTTTTGTGAGTGGGAGTCTATCCCACTCTTTTTTTTCAAAAAATTATGAAGGAAGGGAAGTAGAAAATCAATGCAGGTAATTGTTGAATTTTTTAACAAACTGGACTCGGCAATATGGGGGATGCCCATGATCGTACTGCTTTTTGGCACCCACCTGTTCATGACCGTGCGCACAGGCTTTGTTCAGCGCAAAACCTTTACAGCCATCAAGCTGTCTGTAACAAAAGATCCAGATTCACCAGGTGAGGTCAGCCAGTTTCAGGCCCTGACTACTGCGCTTGCCTCCACCATCGGCACAGGCAATATAGTAGGTGTCGGTACGGCGGTATTTTTAGGCGGCCCCGGGGCAGTTCTCTGGTGCTGGCTGACCGGCGTATTCGGCATTGCTACCAAATATGCGGAATCCCTGATTGCAGTCAAATACCGGGTGCAGACAAGGGATGGCCGTATGCAGGGCGGTGCCATGTATGTACTGGAGCGGGCACTGGGTCTGAAGTGGCTGGGCATTCTCTTTGCCTTGTTTGCTTTGTTTGCTTCCTTTGGAATTGGAAGCGGCACACAGATCAACGCCATTGCTGAAATCATTGAAAACAACGTTCCCCTGCCCATTCCCCGCATTGCAATAGGCCTTGTCTTCGGGGTGATCACCGCGGTTGTCATTATCGGAGGGATCAAGTCCATAGCAACCGTGTGCGAAAAGCTTGTACCCTTTATGGCGTTTTTCTATGTGACCGGCTGTCTGATCATTCTTGTTATAAACGCTGACTTCATCCTTCCTGCCTTAAAGGCAATTATTACCCTGGCCTTCCAGCCCGGTGCGGTAGCAGGGGGGCTGGTGGGCCGCGGCATCATGCTGGCCATGCAGTATGGAATCGCCCGGGGACTGTTTTCCAATGAGTCAGGTATGGGTTCTGCACCTTTGGTGGCATCGGCTGCACAGACACGAAATCCGGTGCGCCAGGCCCTGGTGTCCTCAACCGGCACCTTCTGGGATACGGTTGTGGTCTGTCTTATGACCGGTCTGGTTCTGGTCACGACTGTAATGAAAAACCCTGATATCAATATGGATATGATCCAAAACGGCGGTCAGATGACCACTGCCGCTTTCAGCCAGATCCCAGTCCTTGGGCCGGGGATTTTGGTAATCGGCATCATTACCTTTGCCTATTCCACCATTCTTGGCTGGTCTTATTACGGGGAACGGTGCTGTGAGTACTTATTCGGCGTCAAGGGTATGCTGCCCTATAAGATCATCTTCGTTGCAATCGTCGTTGTAGGCCCTGTGCTGTCCCTGGATCTGGTATGGACGATTTCAGACATTCTCAACGCTCTGATGGCAATCCCCAACCTGGTGGCTGTGCTGCTTCTGTCAGGTGTGGTAGCCAAGGATACCAGGTATTATCTAAGTCACCTGGATGAAAGGGATGAGACACCCATTCCGGTTATTGATAAGTAAAAAAATGCCTCAAAAAATAATATCAAAGCAACCGCGACGAAGCAGGTATTGCCGGACATTATTTTTTGAGGCACTTTTTATTTATTTAGCTAAAAGATTTAAAGCAAAATACATGAGGTAATTTTTCCTGGCCCTCCGGGTAGAGTTGCCGGTAAATCTCCTGCCACAAAGTTCCTATTGAATCCTCCCCCTCCCGAATATCCTCTACGATCAGACCGCCATTCTCCATTAACAGCTCATACGCTTGATCAAATTCTTCAAGCTCCTTTAAAGCAATGATATAGTATAACCTTATTCTGCCTTCCCGCACAATGGGATCCGGAAGACCCAAGTATAACTCTTTCATCTCACCGTATGCGCCACAATTATTTAATAGTTTAAATACATCTTTTGCATAAGACAGGCTGTTACGGCATAGTTTCATGCCTTCTAATGCAAAAGACACGGCATTCTGCCTATCCTCCTCTAACCTGTAAACCGCAGCTAACCCCAGTTTGGCCCATGGATTTTCAGAACAGTTATCTGAATTCAGGAAATTTTTCTTTGCTTTTGAAAAATCCCTGGAATAATAGGCATGAAAGCCAAGATGCAGCCAGGCATACCAATTATGGGAATCTTGTTCCCTAACATAATCACTTAATCTTTGGTAAAGATAATCATCCAGAATATAATCTTCTGGTACCTGCATCGGATCGGGAGAAGAAAGCTTTCCCCACTGTAAAAAGTCTTCCCATTCTTTTTGCCTGGTATCAGGACTGCTGAAATCCAGTTGGGGAGCAAGAGGAGGAAGATGGCGCTCTTCCCGCAGCCGGTTTTCCAGTCTACCATATCCGCTTCCTCTATAGATAACGGTTCCTTCTGTTTTTGCCAGTTGACGGGTTTTTATAAGTTTCTCTTCCAAAGTATTAAATTCAGCCAGCTCCCTTATATAAGAACCAACCGCTTTCTGTGCTGATGAGAAATCCTGCAGAGTATCCTTTGATATCCGTACCGGACCATACTGCTCAATCCATTCCCAGGCAGTATTGGGAGCCATAGGAATACATCCATATTGGGTTTTGCCAAGGCCGGCCTGAATCTCTACGTATCTTCCTGCCTCTTTTGTCAGGAACTCCTGCCACCGGTCAGACCCCTCATTCTTCCCCCAGCAGAAAAGCTTGCGTCCTCGAAGGCGGTTTGTGGACATCTGGACCAGTCCATAGCCCTCTTGATTTACATTTGCAATGAATTTTAACTCTTTCTCCGGAATATCAAAGAAATAATCTACCTGAGTCTCGATGTTCCCATAGGCTGTCACATCGGTTTCCCGGACATAAGGTATGGATACCTTCTCAATGATGCCGTTTGTATTTGTATAAGCCTCCTGAGCAGGGACAATCACTCTCCCGCCCGGATACTCCGGAACTGCCATATTGCTCCACCAGTACATGGGAACAACCTGTTCATTCTGGTTATGAATGCGCATTCTGCAGTTTAGGTACCTGCTCTCTTTCTCCAGCCAGAAATCAATCTGATATGCTGTCTTTCGGATTCTTTCAAACTCATAGAACCGTAACACAGGTGTGGTCCCATCCTCCAGGCTCAGTTCCGCGGTAAATACCTGGGACATAGTGAAAGGATGATGGCCGATCATTCCGATATTCCATTCCACTCCTCCGCTGAACCATGCATTTCGCAGCGCAAGATTGCTTGGACGGATGACATCATTGGTATATAATAAGTTTGTTCCGGTCTGCTTATCAATGAAACTCCAGAGCCTTCCGCCATAGGTTGGAAGAAAGGTCGCCTTTAAATATTCATTTTCCAGGACGGCAACAGGAACCTTCTCCGGTTTCAGTTTGCGGTTATACGTATTTTGCAGGCGGTATGGATAAACACTTTGAAGCTGGCCATAGCCTTCATAGATTTCTTCATATTCATTGAGAATTGATTTCACTTTATTCTGTATGTTGAGTTCTCCCAAAATATCCGGCAATGCGGAATCCGGTCCTAAATCGCTGACCTCCATACTGATTTCAGAAAATGTTAATTGCGGTTCCATTCCGCTCCTCCTCTGGCTCTTAATGAACGTTATCCCTTGACTCCGCCCCCGGTAATACCGGCAATGATCTTTTCCGACAAAAAGATATAAAGGATAAAGGTAGGCAGAAATACAATGATAACGGATGCAAACATGCCTGACCAGTCTCCTGTATATTTCATGGAATTAATCATGGAATACAGTCCCACTGCAACCGGACGCACCCTGTCGGAATTGGCAAAGATCAGGGAGATGAAATACTCGTTCCAGATATTTATAAAATTAAAAATAGTTACGGTTATGATCCCTGACTGGGCCATGGGAAACATGATCAGCCAGAATGCCCTCATGGGAGGACAGCCGTCGATAGCAGCTGCTTCCTCGTAAGCCCTGGAAATATTAGCAAAGAAAGTGAGGAGAAAAATAGTCGTATAAGGAACATTAATCCCCACATAAAGGAAAATCAGTACCCCTTTATTTGCAACATAGTTGTTCAGCACGTTCATTCCGGCGATAAGGCTGAACAGAGGAAGAACAATCATGACCACAGGCACTCCCATCGCCGATACAAGACTGGTCTGGATCATCTTATTGCCTGCAAAGTGAAACCGGGACAGCACGTAGGCAGCCGGCGCGCAGATCAGGACCAGAAGGGTACAGGAAACAACGGAATACATCAGGGAGTTAAAGAAGATGGAGGAAACATTGGAATTGGTCCATGCCTTTACATAATTCTCAAAATGGATTCCCTGGGACAAGACATGGCCTGAAAAAATGGCCTTTGTGGTGGAAAAGCTGGCGGCCACCACCCAGCCCAGCAGTACAACCGTAAATAATATCCAAATAGTCAGGAGCAGATATCCTGGAAATAGCTTAAGCTCTCTTTTCCAGTTAAATGGCTCCATAAGCGTTCTTTTTTTAGCCATAGATTCTCCTCCTTAGAATTCCAGATCATCATCTTTTATCAGTTTATTGCAAATGAGAAAGACTGCCACAACACAGATGCTTAACAGAACGCCGATTGACGCTCCCAGGCCTGCATTTCGTTCTGTCATGCTGTTGCCCGCTCCAAAGATCATCATGTACATATAAACCATGGGAGTAATGGTCTGGGTATCCGCTGTAACCGTTGAAAACAACTGGGACCAGACAAAAAAGCCCACAGAGGTGACACTCCACATGGTGATATTGGTTTTAAACACCCCTTTTAACAGAGGAAAGGTAATGTATCGGAACTGGTTTATTTTATTTGCCCCATCCAGAGTGGCTGCTTCATAGTAGTCCTCTCCGATCCGCTCGATCCCGCTTGCAAAAATCAGCATGTGGTATCCCACCATACCAAAGCAGTAAGCGATCAGCAGGGCCATGAATTTGTGGTCATTATCAAGCCACTGGACCTTGGACAAATACGTAAGCCCTATGGATGAAAACACATTTTTAAGGAGACCGAATTTGGGACTGTATACATACTGAAGCCACATGGTCGCCAGGGCCACTGCGCTGACTACATTGGGAAGATAAATCATTGCCCTGAAAAAGCTTTTAAAACGTATCCCGCTGGTGATGATAACTGCAAACAAAAGGGCCAGGGACATGACGATCAATCCGCCGATCAGCCAGATGCGGAACAGATTCCACATGGATATGCGGAACAGACTGGTTCCCGCCAGCTTGCTGTAATTGGCCAGTCCTGTAAACTGCCACTTGGTCATTGAATCCGTGATTCCTTCGATCTTAAAAAAGCTCATTAAAATCGTCCTGAAAATGGGATAAAGGAATACAAGGACAAACATTAGAATCGCCGGTGTTAGAAATACGGCAATCATGGTCTTATTCTTCTTCACGTTAAATACCTCCCCGGCTTCCTTAATCACGTGGTGACACCGCCAAAGCGGTGTCACCCTAAATTCTTACTGATCCGGATTATTTACCTGCTGCCTTAAGAGCGTCTACGTATTCTGCTGCCGTAATGGAACCGCCGCAAAGCTTCATAAAGTTCTCCTTGATAATTGGTGTTAAGTCTGCATTGGCTTCCGCTCCGGCTGCCCATGGATACCGAACGGTAAGGCTTTCCATCACAGGTTTCACGCTGGCAAGCTGTGCCGGCCATTCTGCATTTCTGGAATCTGCCGGGATGCCCATTGACATTTCGGACATCTTCTTGTCAAATTCCCCCTGGGTGATGTACTGAATCAGCTTAAATGCATTATCAGCATTCTTGGAATTCTTATTGATGGCCAGAACCTGAGCGCCGTAGTTGGAGGCATTGGTTCCATCTTTTCCCCCATCCAGAGCAGGGTAGCTGAAGCAGCCCCACTTAAAGTCTTCTCCTGCCATATCCTTCACTTCATTGGGAAGCCAGGAACCGTTTAAGTACATAGCAGCTGTTCCCATGGCAAGCTCCTGGTTTTGTCCTGCAGGCCATACGTTAGATGCAATGGTCTCAGAAAAATATCCCTTCTTTGCAAAGTCTTCATAAGCCTGAGCCGTCTTAAGGACTGCCGGGTCATCCCATTTGCCTTCTTTAACAATGGCTTCCGTTTCCGGTTCGCCTAAAAGTCTGGCCATGTGATAGCCAAACATTGCTGTAATGTAAGCGTCATCACAGGTAATGGGGGTATAACCTGCATCCTTGATTTTCTGGCATGCAGCATCCAGCTCTTCCCAGGTCTTTGGCACTTCCTTGATTCCTGCTTCATCAAAGATGGCCTGATTATAGAAAAATGCAAATACGTTGGGCTGGTAAGGAATGGATTTTAAGGTACCCTTTCCCACTTCCCTGCAGGCCGACATTAAGCCTGCATTGGCATTGGCTTCATATCCGGAAGCCTTTACCAGTTCTTCCAGATCCATCAGGTACTGGCCCCATGTGGTATTCACTCGGTCAATATCCTCGTCAAACAAGTCAATGTTGGTTCCTGCATCCAAAGCAGGCTGCAAGCCTTCCCGGATTCCTGTACGCCCCTTAAACTGAACGTCTACTTTGATTCCTGTATCTGCCGTAAATTTGTCAACAGCCATCTGGATCGCCTGGCCCTGAGGCTCCGTTGCCTCCCACATGGTCCAGTAGAGGAGCCCTTCTCCGCCGCCTGCAGTTGTTTCCTTGGGTGCCTCAGTGGCAGCCCCGGCAGCCGTTGTAGCTGCTGTAGTAGCTGTGGAATTTCCTCCTGCGCATCCTGCCAGAAGGCCGGCTGCCATAGCTGTGCTCAGCATAACACCAATAAAACGTTTTTTCATAATTTTACCTCCCTTTGTTATCCGACTTTACTGTCAGATGTTCTTGGTGACTCTATATTATTATACTTTTGAACAAAAAGCTTTGTACAAAAAGTCATCATTTTTAACATTTTAGTTTTTTATCATTTGCTTTTTTCATAATTAGAAGTTAAAATAGGAATAAATTCTATGCGTTATGCACAACATCTTTATTGAGCTTCAAGGGTATTTTACAATATATAACCAGGGAGAAAGATATGAAATATAAGTATACAGAACTGAGAGAAGAGATTATCATCCACCGGATCATCAGCATTCATTATTTTGAATACATGAGTGATTTCACCTTTGCAGGGGAATCCCATAACTTTTGGGAATTGCTTTGTGTAGATAAAGGAGAAGTGGATGTAGTGGCCGATCATGAGCGGCTGACCCTCCACAAGGGAGAGGTGATTTTCCATCAGCCAAATGAGTTTCACCGGGTCCTGGCCAATGGGATCATCGCCCCCAACCTTGTTGTCATCGGGTTTGACTGCCAGTCACCCTCCATGGCCTTTTTCAAGGAGCAGATCCTGAAGGTAGGACAGGAAGAACAGGAACTGCTGGCACACATCATAGCCGAAGCACGCCTCTGCTTTGAGGGAAGGCTTGATAACCCTTATCAGGAGGTGCTGGTGAGAAAGGACCAGAAGTCCTTTGCAGGAGAGCAGATGATAAAAATCTATCTGGAACAGTTCCTGATACAGATGTACCGCCGCTCTCTCCTTGCACGCCAGGCCCCCATACTTCATAAGGAAACTCCTTCCGCAGAAGATATCTATGAAACCATCCTGGAATATTTTGAAAAGAACATCTGCACCCAGCTTACCATTGACCAGATCAGCCGGGATAATCTAATCAGCACATCTCAGTTAAAAAAGCTTTTCTGCGAAAAGGGAAATACCGGCGTCATCGAATATTTTAACGGAATGAAAATAGATGCAGCAAAGCAGCTCATAAGGAACCGGCAGCTTAATTTTACCCAGATCGCCAATTACCTGGGCTATACCTCGGTTCACTATTTTTCCAGGCAGTTTAAGCATCTGACCGGAATGACTCCTTCCGAATATGCCACATCCATTAAGAAGCTGTCTGAAAAAATGTACTGATGGATACCGGACTTATAAGAAAGAAAAGACTTTGCTACTTTCCAGTAAAGTCTTTTCTTTGCCTTGCCTATCTCAAGGTAACTGCCGCAAAATGAATACAAAAGACTTTTATTTGTTCTTCTTAAGGATACTTTCGTTTCTTTCTTACACTACAAATTTTATATACGTCCTGTCATCAATTGAACTTTTTTTGTTTGTAAAACCAGACACCGCTTTATAGTAATCAATGCATAAAGGATCTTTTTCCTTCAACTCTTTTATAAACAGCTCACTTTCAGCTAATGATGATTCTAATCTTGGATACCCATCAGATGCCAGAATAACAGTATCTCCTTTTTTGACATCACATATAATTGCTTTTGAGAATTCATTACAAAAACCATCTAATACGCTGAATTCGTATTTGCCTCCTTTATCACAATTGGAAAAATACAACTGGTTTTTAATGAAAGGAAAAATAACTTCCTGGGATGGATCCGAGAGACAAAGCTCTTCTACTGATTTCCCACTGATAAGTTCCGAATGAAGATAAGCAGATCTTACTTCTGCCAATAGCAAATCAATTTCCATTTCTTTTTTAGCCGCCTGCCCGTTAATGCTAAATTGACAATCTCCAAAACTCCAAATCTGTTTATGCATTTGACTGTAAATTACAATGGTAGAACGTAATCTCTCCGCTGTGTTTTTAATAAAATATTCATCATTTCCATGATATTGCTTATGAAGCTGCATATTCAAATACTTTAATACCTGGAATGCATTCTCATCTCCATTAAAATCTTCCATTGCATCCATCAGAATTTCTTTTGCATGAAACCCGCTGGTTTTATTATTCCATAAAATTTTTCCTTTGGCAGTGACTCCATCCATAACTGCAATAAATTTTTCATTGATAAATAATCCATCTTCGCACAAAGCATTGTTACCATACTTTGACTCAATAAATTTTTCTATAATTTGCATTTCTTCTATGTATGCTGAATAGAAACATACTCTCCTTTCTCCGATATTAAGTGGGCTCAGTCCTTTTTACTCCATTAAAATATCGAAATACAGTCTGTTATCCAATAAAAAAGTATCTGTCCAGATATTGATGATCCTAAGAACAGACACTCGATAAACAAATGCTTCCGTTTAATATAGTTAATCTGTCCCGGCTGATATGAAGATCATCCGGGACAGGCTTCCAGGCGCAGGCCTTAAGTCTTTATTTGTAGCCGTTTGGATTACCGGACTGCCATCTCCAGGAATCCTCACACATTTCATCAATTCCTCTGGCCGCTTCCCAGCCAAGTTCCTTTTTTGCCAGGGACACATCGGCATAGCAGGCAGCAATATCCCCTGGACGGCGGGGTTTGATGGAATATGGGATGGACTTCCCGCATGCCTTTGAGAATGCTTCAATCATCTGAAGAACACTGAAGCCCTGTCCGGTTCCCAGGTTATAGATCCGCACTTCAGGACCTGAAGAAGCAATCTTTTCAAGAGCTTTTACATGGCCAAGGGCCAGATCCACCACATGAATGTAATCACGCACCCCGGTTCCATCCGGCGTATCATAATCATCGCCAAATACGCCCACTTCCTTTAGTTTGCCCACAGCCACCTGGGTGATATAAGGAGTCAGGTTATTAGGGATTCCCGCAGGGTCCTCACCAATGAGGCCGCTCTTATGAGCTCCTACAGGATTAAAATAGCGCAGAAGAATTACGCTCCATTCCGGATCTGCGGTATGAAGGTCTGTAAGAATCTGTTCCAGCATGCTCTTTGTCTGTCCGTAGGGGTTGGTAATCTTTCCCTTTGGACAATCCTCGGTAATGGGTACAAAGGCCGGATCCCCGTATACGGTAGCGGATGAACTGAATATGATATTCTTTACATGATGGGCTCTCATAACATCGCACAGAATCAATGTCCCTGTGATGTTATTGTGATAATACTCCAGCGGTTTTGCAACGGATTCTCCCACCGCCTTTAGCCCGGCGAAATGGATAACCGCATCAATCGCCTCTTTGGCAAATATCTTTTCCAATGCTTCACGATCCAAAAGATCCGCTTCATAGAATGCCACCGTTTTTCCGGTAATAGCTTCTACCCGTTCTAACGAAACCTTGGAAGAATTGCAAAGATTATCTACCACGACTACCTCATGGCCCTGTTCCAAAAGCTCAATACATGTATGGCTGCCGATATATCCGGCGCCTCCTGTTACCAGTATTCTCATGTTATCTCCTCTTTCCTATTTTTTTTTAATACAAATGAAGCAAGCGGACATAAAGTCATATCCCATCACGCCCGATAAAGCGGGGCGCAGAATTCTTGCCCTTCTGCCTGACCCTTAAATACAAGAGGAAAAATTATATTTCACTCCTGCGGACAACCGCTTCCATTTCTTCCCACTTCTTCTCCATGTCGGAAACAAGCTCAAACTGGGTCCTGGCCCGATCCAGATTATGGTTATCGCGGCTGGTATGGAAATAGGTGTCCCCCTGTAGGAAATCCGTTAAAAAACGCACGCCGCATTCATAGGTCATGAGCTTTGCTCCCATAGGAAGCATCTTCTTTTCCTCCGGCGTCAGACTTCCGTTGCAGCCCTCTAAATATCCTTTGGTATAGGTCTCAAACAGGGGCAGGGACAAGGATACCTTGCTCACATCAGGCTCATCCTCTTCCGCCGTGTTGGCTCCGAAGCGGATGGAATCCCCAAAATCAAAGATGGACAAGCCAGGCATAATGGTATCCAGGTCAATGATGCACAGCGCTTCTCCCGTAGCATCATCGATCATGATATTATTAAGCTTGGTATCGTTGTGGGTAACACAGAGAGGAAGTCTGCCATCTTTTAACATATCCATGGCTATGGACGCTTCCTTCTCCCGGTCAAGGACGAACGTTATTTCTTTCTGAACCAGATGGGCACGGCCCCAGGCATCAGCCTTTACAGCGGCCTTAAAGGCTTCCAGGCGCACCGGTGTGTTGTGGAAGTCAGGTATGGTTTCTGCCAGCTCACCGGCGGGATATTCCGCCAGCTGGCGTTTAAACCGCCCAAATGCCTTGCCGCTCTGGTAAAAATCTTCGGGATTTCTCACCTTATCATAGGTGGTAGCCCTTTCAATAAAAAGATAGCCTCTCCAGTAATTTCCGTCACTGTCCTGGCAATAATCCTTCCCATCCCTTGCTTTAATGATATTAAGAGTCTCCCTGGCAGGATCTCCTCCCTGAGCCTGGATCCGTTCCCTCAGGAAGGAAGTAACACCTGCAATGTTCTTCATAAGGGAAACCGGATTCTTAAAGACCTCATGGTTGATCCGCTGAATGATGTAGTGTTTTTCCCCTTCCTCTGTCTTGCAAATCAGGCGAAAGGTGTCATTTATGTGGCCGCTTCCATAGCGTTTCCAGGAAACCGGCTCTCCTTCAAAGGCCAGAAGTCCAATGGCCTCTTTAATTTTTCCGCACTGTGCATCTCCCATTACTTTTCCTCCCATAGCTTATCCGGATACAGGCCTGCTTCTTTCAGTCCTTTGATGGCATTTACCACGGTCTCTTTATCTTCCTTGTAAGTGACTCCGTACCAGCGGTCCACGCTCTTTAATACGGAAACCTCAGCCTTTCCTTCCTTTAACAGCTCATCAACCACAAAGGGAAGGAAGTATTCGCATTTCACCGGATTTACCGGAAGCTCCCTGTCTAAAAATGCGGCAAACCGTTCCTCAAGCTCCTTTAATACGCTGCTCGTAAAGCCCCACATATTCATGGAAACGATGGTGTCCTCTCCCAGCCCGGTCCAGGTTTTTCCGTCATCCTCGGTAAACTCCGCATTGTCCCCGTGCTTTTCGATTCTGGTCCGCTCGTGAATGTCAATCAGCTTTCCAGCCACATCGGTGCTGCACACTCCTCTTGCCACATGTCCGTTTTCCGTTAAGGTGTTGTAAAGCTTGTAGCCCACCATGGTATACTGGTACTTCTCTCCGTCTGTAACTGTGTTAAGCTGGTCATAAATAGATACAAAGGCACTTCTGCCATAATAATCGTCTGCATTAATGACTGCAAAGGGTCCGTCTACCACGTCCCTGCAGCATAAAACCGCATGGGCTGTTCCCCAGGGCTTTACTCTTCCTTCCGGCACCTGGTACCCCTCAGGAAGCATAGCAAGCTCCTGATATACGTATTCCACCTGTACATGAGCCGCCATGCGGTCTCCGATGTTTTCCTTAAATTCCTTCTCAATACCCTTTTTAATAATAAAAACAACCTTATCAAATCCAGCGCAAATTGCATCATAGATAGAGAAATCAATGATCTTGTTTCCATAGGCATCCACTGGATCGAT is a window of [Clostridium] saccharolyticum WM1 DNA encoding:
- a CDS encoding nucleotidyltransferase family protein, giving the protein MNKKPVLVIMAAGMGSRYGGLKQIDPVDAYGNKIIDFSIYDAICAGFDKVVFIIKKGIEKEFKENIGDRMAAHVQVEYVYQELAMLPEGYQVPEGRVKPWGTAHAVLCCRDVVDGPFAVINADDYYGRSAFVSIYDQLNTVTDGEKYQYTMVGYKLYNTLTENGHVARGVCSTDVAGKLIDIHERTRIEKHGDNAEFTEDDGKTWTGLGEDTIVSMNMWGFTSSVLKELEERFAAFLDRELPVNPVKCEYFLPFVVDELLKEGKAEVSVLKSVDRWYGVTYKEDKETVVNAIKGLKEAGLYPDKLWEEK
- a CDS encoding ABC transporter substrate-binding protein, producing MKKRFIGVMLSTAMAAGLLAGCAGGNSTATTAATTAAGAATEAPKETTAGGGEGLLYWTMWEATEPQGQAIQMAVDKFTADTGIKVDVQFKGRTGIREGLQPALDAGTNIDLFDEDIDRVNTTWGQYLMDLEELVKASGYEANANAGLMSACREVGKGTLKSIPYQPNVFAFFYNQAIFDEAGIKEVPKTWEELDAACQKIKDAGYTPITCDDAYITAMFGYHMARLLGEPETEAIVKEGKWDDPAVLKTAQAYEDFAKKGYFSETIASNVWPAGQNQELAMGTAAMYLNGSWLPNEVKDMAGEDFKWGCFSYPALDGGKDGTNASNYGAQVLAINKNSKNADNAFKLIQYITQGEFDKKMSEMSMGIPADSRNAEWPAQLASVKPVMESLTVRYPWAAGAEANADLTPIIKENFMKLCGGSITAAEYVDALKAAGK
- the galE gene encoding UDP-glucose 4-epimerase GalE, which encodes MRILVTGGAGYIGSHTCIELLEQGHEVVVVDNLCNSSKVSLERVEAITGKTVAFYEADLLDREALEKIFAKEAIDAVIHFAGLKAVGESVAKPLEYYHNNITGTLILCDVMRAHHVKNIIFSSSATVYGDPAFVPITEDCPKGKITNPYGQTKSMLEQILTDLHTADPEWSVILLRYFNPVGAHKSGLIGEDPAGIPNNLTPYITQVAVGKLKEVGVFGDDYDTPDGTGVRDYIHVVDLALGHVKALEKIASSGPEVRIYNLGTGQGFSVLQMIEAFSKACGKSIPYSIKPRRPGDIAACYADVSLAKKELGWEAARGIDEMCEDSWRWQSGNPNGYK
- a CDS encoding phosphotransferase enzyme family protein, which produces MGDAQCGKIKEAIGLLAFEGEPVSWKRYGSGHINDTFRLICKTEEGEKHYIIQRINHEVFKNPVSLMKNIAGVTSFLRERIQAQGGDPARETLNIIKARDGKDYCQDSDGNYWRGYLFIERATTYDKVRNPEDFYQSGKAFGRFKRQLAEYPAGELAETIPDFHNTPVRLEAFKAAVKADAWGRAHLVQKEITFVLDREKEASIAMDMLKDGRLPLCVTHNDTKLNNIMIDDATGEALCIIDLDTIMPGLSIFDFGDSIRFGANTAEEDEPDVSKVSLSLPLFETYTKGYLEGCNGSLTPEEKKMLPMGAKLMTYECGVRFLTDFLQGDTYFHTSRDNHNLDRARTQFELVSDMEKKWEEMEAVVRRSEI
- a CDS encoding AraC family transcriptional regulator, with product MKYKYTELREEIIIHRIISIHYFEYMSDFTFAGESHNFWELLCVDKGEVDVVADHERLTLHKGEVIFHQPNEFHRVLANGIIAPNLVVIGFDCQSPSMAFFKEQILKVGQEEQELLAHIIAEARLCFEGRLDNPYQEVLVRKDQKSFAGEQMIKIYLEQFLIQMYRRSLLARQAPILHKETPSAEDIYETILEYFEKNICTQLTIDQISRDNLISTSQLKKLFCEKGNTGVIEYFNGMKIDAAKQLIRNRQLNFTQIANYLGYTSVHYFSRQFKHLTGMTPSEYATSIKKLSEKMY